A region of Streptomyces liliifuscus DNA encodes the following proteins:
- a CDS encoding methyltransferase family protein, giving the protein MIGWAWAALALYGFWLLSAFGLRTLIQRRRTGDSGFRGLSGTPGSASWWAGVLFVVALLGAVAAPAATLAGLPVLIDDIPAVYGIGAAIAMLGVAGTLTAQQAMGASWRVGVDHAERTALVSDGPFAHIRNPIFTTMAVTGLGLTLMVPNVLALACLAALIIAVELQVRVVEEPYLRAVHGPTYLHYAATAGRFVPGIGRERTSRKDAGLQS; this is encoded by the coding sequence CTTCGGCCTGCGCACGCTCATCCAGCGCCGCCGCACCGGCGACTCCGGGTTCCGCGGCCTGTCGGGCACGCCCGGCTCGGCGTCGTGGTGGGCCGGAGTGCTCTTCGTCGTGGCTCTGCTGGGCGCCGTCGCCGCACCCGCCGCGACACTGGCGGGCCTGCCGGTCCTCATCGACGACATCCCAGCCGTGTACGGGATCGGTGCGGCGATCGCCATGCTCGGCGTCGCCGGAACACTGACAGCCCAGCAGGCCATGGGAGCGTCCTGGCGGGTGGGCGTTGACCACGCCGAGCGCACCGCACTCGTCAGCGACGGCCCGTTCGCTCACATCCGCAACCCGATCTTCACCACCATGGCCGTCACCGGCCTCGGACTGACGCTGATGGTGCCGAACGTCCTGGCGCTCGCCTGCCTCGCCGCGCTGATCATCGCCGTCGAGCTACAGGTGCGTGTGGTCGAGGAGCCTTACCTTCGGGCAGTCCACGGCCCTACCTACCTCCACTACGCGGCCACTGCGGGCCGCTTCGTACCCGGCATCGGGCGGGAGCGAACCAGTAGGAAGGACGCTGGCCTCCAGTCATGA